The Mycobacterium sp. EPa45 genomic interval TGGACGTGCTCCACGTGCTGTTTGTCGGCGTTGAACTTGCCGACCAGTGACTGGTAATAGCGGTGCGCCGACTCACCCAGTGGCTGCTCACCGACCAGCACGACCATCGCAATGCTGTCGGAGGTGGACTCGCCGAACTTCTGTCCCATCCTTTTGGCGGCGACCACCGAAGGTGCATCCTGGGGTGACATCGACACGGCATTGGCCATCCCGACCTTCTCGACTTGGGGGACAAGCAGATTCACCGCCGCAGTGGCGGCGACCCAGACGAGGAGGATCGGGACCGCGAGCGCTCGGATGGTGCGGGGGATACGCGTGCGGACGTCCTTGACGTGCGCGCTCACGCGGCTTTGTCCAGACAGAAGGCCTGGGCGTCACGGCCGTTGGCGAAGTCTTCAGCGACGAGTTTTCCATCCACCAGGATGCGGCAGCCCAATGCATCGGCGTTGCCCTGAGCGACCACATTGGCCAGCACCCCCGGGTCGGTTGTGCTCACGGTGACCGACCACGGCAACCGGGTGAAGCCTGCCTCGATCGTCTTGCCGTTGACGTCCAGGTAGCTAACTCTGCCGGAAGCGCCTGAGGGCCCGATGATCTCGTAGGTCACCCGCTTGGTATTGATCGGTTTGATCGCGTCGGCCGGCATGGCGGCAGCGATGTAGGGCCTGTCGGAGTCGAAGAACGTTCGAAGCCGGCTGACCACACCGACCGCAGCGAGCAGGGCAATGACGATGATCACCGCCACCCAGAACCGTTTCAAGAAGCCGACTATCGCGGACATGGTGCTCACCTGTGTTCCATCTCAGACGCGTGCGTCATCTGTTTCGCCCACCCTGTATACCATAGGGGGTATGGTATACAGGACGTGAATCGAGGTGAAATCATGAGCGGACCGGAGCAACCGCGGTGCGATGCTGCCGTGGTAGCGACGCTGAACCGGCTGCGGCGCGTCCACGGCCAACTCGGCGGTGTGATCGCAATGATCGAAGACGGCCGTGGGTGCGCGGATGTCGTCACTCAACTGGCAGCGGTGTCAAAGGCTTTGGACCGGGCAGGTTTCGCGATCATCGCGAGCGGCCTGCGCGAGTGCCTCGACCCGTCTGTCGGCGGCAGTGCAGGAACGCAGAAGCTGACGATCGACGAGTTGGAGAAATTGTTCTTGAGCCTGGCCTGAGGCCGGCTCTGTCAGAAGGGGAACATGATGTGCCGAGCCGTGAAATGTCGAGTGTGCGGCAAGACGACGTGGGCGGGCTGCGGTGAGCACGTGGACGCCGTACGTCGTGGCGTGCCGAGTGGGCAGTGGTGCGCGGGTCACGCTGGCAGTGAGACGGCATCGTCGCGCTGGAATCCGTTCAAGCGCGGGAGCTGAGGCCGGCCGTCGGCCGTCGGCGACCGGTAACGGGCAGGACACGGTGCCGCGTCGGTCGCCCGCGGTAGCGCCCACTGATGCGACCGTAGGGGCGTGGACCCGAGCGACTACGCGTCGATCCTCGACGACTACGCCGAGCATCTCGCGCTGGAGCGTGCCCGTTCCGAGCACACCCAACGGGCCTACCTCACAGACCTGAGATCGCTGTTCGCCTTCCTCGACGAACGCGCGCCGGGCGCCGGGCTGGCCGGCCTGAACCTGCCGATGCTGCGCTCGTGGCTGGCCGCCCAGACGGCGAGCGGCGCGGCCCGAACGACACTGGCGCGCCGCACTTCGGCAGTCAAGACATTCACCGCCTGGGCTGCTCGGCGCGGCCTGCTGACCGAGGACCCGGCGGTCCGGCTGCAGCTGCCCAAGGCTCGCCGCACCCTGCCGGCAGTTCTGCGTCAGGACCAGGCGATGGCCGCCATGGCCGCCGCCGACCTCGGCGCCGAGCAGGGCGACCCGCTTGCGCTACGTGACCGGCTGATCGTCGAGATGCTCTATGCCACCGGCATCCGGGTCAGCGAGCTGTGCGGCCTCGACATCGACGATGTCGATACCGACCGTCGGGTCCTGCGAGTTCTGGGCAAGGGCAACAAACAACGGACCGTCCCGTTCGGCGCGCCCGCGCAGGCCGCGCTGACTGCCTGGCTCACCGACGGCCGACCCGAGCTGGCCACAGCAGACTCCGGCCCGGCGTTGCTGCTGGGCACAAGGGGCAAGCGGCTCGACCAGCGGCAGGCCAGAACCGTGGTGCATCAGACCATGTCGGCGGTCGACGGGGCACCTGACATCGGTCCGCACGGTCTACGGCACAGCGCCGCCACCCACCTGCTCGAAGGCGGCGCCGACCTGCGCATCGTGCAGGAAATACTGGGCCATTCCTCGCTGGCCACCACCCAGCTCTACACCCACGTGACCGTCGCGCGTTTGCGCGCGGTGCACGATCAGGCGCACCCGCGCGCCTGAAACTAAGTCCCGCAGAAGGTTTGGAAGCAGCTCCCGAAGTCTTCCGGAGCAGGCTCGGCGTAGCGCTCGAATCCCGGGCGTTCGTCGTACGGGGTGCTGACCACCCGCAGTAGCCGATCGAACAGTTCCATGTCGCCCGAGGACGCGGCCGTCAGCGCCTCCTCGACGAGGTGATTGCGCGGGATGTAGACGGGATTCACCCGCTGCATCGCCTCGACGTCCGGGTCCAATTCACGCCACCGGGTGGCCCACGCCTCGAATGGCGCCTCGACCGCGCCCGCAGCCAGGCCGCGGAAGAACGAGGTGTAGTCGACGCGCTCCTGCTCGAGCAGTTCCACCAGTTCCTCGCAGAGCTGGTGAGCCGCAGGGTCGTCGACCGCGTCGCTCAGTCCGAGTTTGCGGTGCATGCCTGCCACGTATGCAGCTGCGTACCGCTGCGGGAAGTCCTGCAGCGACGCCGTTGCCAGTGCGACCGCGCGCTCCTGGTCGTCGTCGATCAGCCCGAGCAGCGCCTCAGCGAAGCGGGCGAGATTCCATGCGGCCACCGTCGGCTGATTGCCGTAGGCGTAACGGCCCCATGAGTCGATTGAGCTGAACACCGTCTTCGGGTCGAAGGCATCCATGAATGCGCACGGTCCGTAGTCGATCGTCTCGCCCGATATCGTCATGTTGTCGGTGTTCATCACGCCGTGGATGAACCCGACCAGCATCCACTGGGCGATGAGTTCCGCCTGAGCGGTGATCACCGAATCCAGCAACGCCAGGTATGGATTGTCGGCCTGTGCTGCCGCTGGGTAGTGCCTGCTGATCGCATGGTCGGCGAGTCGCCGCAGGACCTCCAATTCACCTGCTGCAGAGACGTATTGGAAGCTACCGACGCGCAGATGGCTCGACGCGATCCGGGCGAGGACAGCGCCGTTCAGCTGCGTCTCGCGGGTGACGGTGCGTCCGGTGGCGACGACCGACAGTGAGCGGGTGGTCGGAATGCCCAGAGCGTGCATCGCTTCGCTGATGAGGTATTCGCGCAGCATCGGGCCGACGGCCGCCAGGCCGTCGCCACCGCGGGCGAACGGGGTGCGTCCCGATCCCTTGAGATGCAGGTCGCGTAACCGCCCGGCGGCGTCGGCGAGTTCCCCCAGCAGCAGTGCACGGCCGTCTCCGAGGCGCGGCACCCAGCCGCCGAACTGGTGGCCGGCATAGCCCTGCGCGACGGGTTCGGCGTCCGCCGGAAGTTGCGTCCCGACGAGCAGACCGATCCCCTCGGGGCCGCGCAGCCACGCGACGTCGAGGCCTAGCTCGGCGGCCAGAGCCTCGTTGAGGACGAGCAACCGCGGATCGGGGGCGGCTTCGGCTTGCCAACGCAGCGCGATTTCGGGCACCTCGGTGGCGAAGCGGTGGCCGAGAACGACGGTCGTATCGGGCGCAATACTCATCGGCATCCAGCCTACGGACGCCGACCGCGGCCACGGCAGCGAGCAGACGCAAAGTCGCACTATTTCGGGCTTTACGGTGCGATTGTGCGTCTGCTCGGGCCCAAGGAACTTGGGTTCGGTAGCTGTGGCAGCGGTGTCTGGTTGCGCCGTGCAGAAGATCGCGATGCTCACTCTGGCCGCAGCGGTGACGGCTGGCGTCCTGGCGCCGACCGCCCACGCGGCGCACTCCAAAGTCCAATTCCTGGCTCCGTCCGGCAACATCGGCTGCCAGATGGGCACCGCGCCCGACGGATCAGCCTTCGCGTGGTGCAAGGCGAACGGGCACCGCTGGGTCACGCCGCAGTCCAACACGTGCCCGCGCGCGAACGTCCCCGGCGCCATCGGTGAACCTGGCGGCGAGAATCTCCAGCTCGCCGAGGGCCAGGCGCCCTGCTTCGGGTTCGTGATGAGCCAGCTGTTCTTCAGCGGGCAGTACGCGCCGCCGACCCTCGGTTACGGCGCCCGGCGATCGGTGGGCAGCATCACCTGCTCGGTCGATCCCGCCGGGGTCACCTGCGCCGACAGCGCGACCGGCAACTCATTCCAGGTGTCGCACGACGCCTACGCACTCAGCCCGCCAGCGGCTTGAGCCGAACCGGCGTGCCGGCCAGCAGCCCCAGCGGGTCGACGTAGTCCGCCCGCGACGCCGGCCCCCACATCGCGCCCCAATGCAGGCAGGCTGCCGCGGGGCAACCCGCATGCCCGGGCAGCAGGCGGCCCAACACGGTCGACGCATCGACCAGCTGGCCGACCCGCACCGTCGCCTCGACGGGTTCGTAGCTGGTGCGCAACCCACCGGTATGCGCCAGCGACACCAGCGGGCGCCCGGCCAGCTTCCCGGCGAACACCACCGTCGCCGGACCCGCGGCATAAACCAGCTGGTCAGCGGCCCCGGCGAGGTCCACGCCGCGGTGACCGCGCTGCCAATCCGGTGACGGCGCATCGAAGACCCTGGTCACCGCCGGCGGAGGCCGTAGCGGCCACACCAGCCGTCCGGCGTCGGCCCGGCCTGTCCCCGCAGACAGCAGCAGGACCGCCGCCACCATCGCAATGACGCGCATCGCTCCAGTTCAGCGGTATACAGAGTGACAAGGAAGCCACCGCACCCTGCGCTGTGCACCGGCGCGGCGCTGTGGACAAAGCACCCCTTCGAGCGGTGTAAACTTTCCCCTGCAACTCGCGCGAGCGGGTTGACTTCGCGCGTCTGTTCGCAAGTTCGCCACGTCGACACTTGCACCACGCATGCCGGTTGGTCCCGTCGGAGACGACGGGTCGGCACGCCCCAGGCGCCAGGGCTTGGCTTCACCCCGAAGCCGGGCGGCAACCGACAACCTAAGAGGTATGGCCAAACATGGCTGTTGTAACCATGAAGCAGCTGCTTGACAGCGGCACCCACTTCGGGCATCAGACCCGGCGCTGGAACCCCAAGATGAAGCGGTTCATCTTCACCGACCGCAACGGCATCTACATCATCGATCTGCAGCAGACGCTGACCTACATCGATCAGGCCTACGAGTTCGTCAAGGAGACCGTCGCCCACGGCGGCAGCATCCTGTTCGTCGGCACCAAGAAGCAGGCTCAAGAGTCCATCGCCGACGAGGCCACCCGCGTCGGCATGCCGTATGTCAACCAGCGCTGGCTGGGCGGCATGCTCACCAACTTCTCCACCGTGCACAAGCGTCTGCAGCGCCTCAAGGAGCTCGAGGCCATGGAGCAGACCGGTGGCTTCGAGGGTCGCACCAAGAAGGAAATCCTGATGCTGACCCGCGAGAAGAACAAGCTCGAGCGCAGCCTCGGCGGTATCCGCGACATGCAGAAGGTGCCCTCGGCGATCTGGGTCGTCGATACCAACAAGGAGCACCTGGCGGTCAGCGAGGCCATCAAGCTGGGCATCCCGGTCATCGCGATCCTGGACACGAACTGCGACCCCGATCAGGTCAACTACCCGATCCCGGGCAACGACGATGCGATCCGCTCGGCGGCGCTGCTGACCAAGGTGATCGCTTCCGCGGTGGCCGAGGGCCTGCAGGCTCGCTCCGGGGCTGGAAGCGACAAGGCTGGTTCCGATTCCGGGGCCGCAGCCGAACCGCTGGCCGAGTGGGAGCAAGAGCTGCTCGCCAGCGCAACGGCGTCGGCCCCCAGTGACGCCGGGCCGGTCGCCACCGAAACCACCACTGAAGGTTCTTAGTTCTTAGGGAAGGGCCACATGGCTAACTACACCGCTGCCGACGTCAAGCGGCTTCGGGAGCTCACCGGTGCGGGCATGCTCGACTGCAAGAACGCCCTGGCCGAGAGCGACGGGGACTTCGATAAGGCTGTCGAGGCGCTGCGCATCAAGGGCGCCAAGGACGTCGGCAAGCGCGCCGAGCGTGCCACCGCCGAGGGCCTGGTTGCGGCCAAGGGCGGCGCGCTGATCGAACTCAACTCCGAGACCGACTTCGTCGCCAAGAACGCGGAGTTCCAGAAGTTGGCCGACGACGTCCTCGCCGCCGCACTGGACTCCAAGGCCGCCGACGTGGAGGCCCTCAAGGCCGCCACTATCGGCGACAAGACGGTCGAGCAGGCCGTCGCGGAGCTTTCGGCCAAGATCGGCGAGAAGCTCGAACTGCGCCGTGCCGCCTACTTCGACGGCAACGTCGAGGCATACCTGCACAAGCGGGCCGCTGACCTCCCGCCCGCCGTGGGCGTGCTGGTCGAGTATTCCGGCGACAGCAAGGACGCGGCGCATGCGGTGGCCCTGCAGATCGCCGCGCTGAAGGCCAAGTACCTCACCCGTGAGGACGTGCCGGAGGACATCGTCGCCAACGAGCGTCGGATCGCCGAAGAGACCGCCAAGGCCGAGGGCAAGCCCGAGCAGGCGCTGCCCAAGATCGTGGAAGGGCGCCTCACCGGCTTCTTCAAGGACGTCGTGCTGCTGGACCAGCCGTCGGTGTCCGACAGCAAGAAGACCGTCAAGGCGCTGCTCGACGACGCCGGCGTGACTGTCAGCCGTTTCGTGCGGTTCGAGGTCGGTCAGGCCTGACAAACTTGAGCGGCGCACCAACCGCTCACTGGAAAACCCCGCGTCACATCCGGCGATCCCGGAGACGCGGGGTTTTGCCATCCCGGGGGAACCGCCGTTATTGAACACGTGTCTGCTAGCGTCGGCCAGATGCAGCATGTGAACGCCTATCGCGACGACGCGCTCGGCACCCTGGATGCAGTTGCCCTGGTCGATGCCCTCCGCACCGGCAAGGTGTCCCGCCCCGAACTGGTCGAGGCCGCGATCGCCCGCACCGAGCGGGTCAACCCGATCCTCAACGGACTGGCTCACGAGACCTTTGAACGGGCGCTGGCCCGCGCCTATGCGGGCGGCAGCGGATATTTCGACGGGGTGCCCACCTTCATCAAGGACAACATCGACGTCGAAGGCATGCCGACGATGCAGGGCACTGACGCCTGGCAGCCCCGCCCTCAGCCCGCGCACGGCGAGTTCGCCAGCCTCTATCTGGCGCTCGGCCTGGTGCCGCTCGGCAAGACCCAGCTTTCGGAATTCGGGTTCAGTGCCTCGGCCGAACATCCCCGCATCGGCGCGGTGCGAAATCCGTGGGACACCGACTTCACCGCCGGAGCTTCGTCGTCGGGTTCGGGTGCCTTCGTGGCTGCCGGGGTGGTGCCCATCGCCCACGCCAACGACGGGGGTGGGTCGATCCGAATTCCCGCCGCCTGCAACGGGTTGGTGGGCCTGAAGCCTTCCCGCGGCCGGCTGCCGCTGGACAAGATGACCCGACAGATGCCGGTGCGCATCGTCAACGACGGGGTGCTGACCCGCAGCGTGCGCGACACCGCTGCGTTCTACCGCGAAGCCGAGCGCGTGTGGCGCAACCGCCGGCTGCCGGAGATCGGTGCCGTCACCGGACCCGGTGCCGGCCGGCTGCGCATTGCCGTCGTGACCCAATCGGTCAATCGACAGGCGGCGCCGAGCGTCCGTGACCTGACCCTCAAGACCGCGGAATTGCTTGCGGGCCTTGGCCATAGCGTCGAGTATCTCGACCGGCCCCCGGTGCCGAGCTACTTCCTGGACGACTTCCTCTTGTACTGGGCGCTTTTGGCAATGACGCTGGTTCGCACCGGTCAACGGACGTTCGGCCCGAGTTTCGACAAGACGAAGCTGGACAATCTGACCCTGGGCCTTGATCGCCACGCCAGTCGCAACCTGCACAAGTTGCCGATCGCGATCACGCGGCTGCGCAGGCTGCGGCGAGTCACCGCCCGGCTCTATCAGACCTACGACGCGACATTGATGCCCACACTGGCCGAGGAGACGCCCCGAATCGGTCATCTGGATCCCACCGCCGATTACCGGCAGATCATCGATCGGCTGATCGACTGGGTGGCATTCACCCCGCTGCAGAACGTGACCGGTGAGCCGGCAATCTCGTTGCCGCTGGCCCAATCGGCGTCGGGTATGCCGGTCGGCATGATGCTGTCGGCACCGATCGGCCACGAACGCAGACTCCTGGAGCTGGCCTACGAACTCGAGGCGGCACAGCCTTGGCCGCGCATCGACACCGCGCAGCACCGGTCGCAGACATCTTGATTTAACCGGCTGGCGGTTCACGTAACGCCGGTGACATCAGCGGATTCGGTGGCCGAAACAGTGCGCGCCGAATATTTTCGTTGTGGAAACCTCTTTATCCACAACGATTTCGCGGCCATCGGTGATCGCCTCCACTTCCGGAAACAAGACGTTCGTGCGTCTGCTCCGGTTTGCGTGGGCGAACATTCGTCGACGGCCCGAACGGTTTGTGCTGTCGGTTCTCGGTATCGCGCTGGCGATCACCTGCGTGACGGTGGTGCGCACGATCTCGTCGAGCTTCGCCATCACCGGCGCGGACTCGGTGTCCGAGGTGCTCGGTGGTGCACAGCTGTGGGCGGTGCCCGCCGCCGGCGTCCATTACGACAGCACCGTGCAGGCGCTTGTCGCCGATGGTCCGGCCCCGGTGATCGACGCCCCCGGGGGGTGGCGTGCGATCAAGACCCTCTCGGGAACAACCGACATCAACGGAACGCCGGTATCGCTGCGCGGTGACGACGAAATCCCGGACGGACAAGCACTTTTGGGCTCCGGTGTAGCGCAACGGCTGGGTCTGCACGACGGCGACCGGATCACCGTCGGCACCGAGAGCCTCGCCGTGCTGACGCGCGGCGGGGGGGAATCGGTCACGGTACCGGCCCCGCTGGCGCACACCTTGGTGGGCGACAACGGATGGTGGACCGTCTACGCGCCGACCGGTCAGGAGAAGAGCCGCAGTCTCGGCAGCACCCTCGGTGATCTCGTCGGTCTTCGGTCGACCTCCGATCCGTCCGTGAAACCCGATCCCGGCGGCCCCGGACTGATCTACGACACGGTGGGTGGTACCGGTCCGCTGACGTTCGATCAGAAATTCTCAGCGCTGTTCTCCGGCAAGGTGACCAGTTCGACACTGGGCATCATCTCGATCATCGGGCTGGTGCTCGGCTTCATCATCGCGGTGTCGTCATTCCTGGCGGCCGTGCAGGAACGCCGTCGCGAATTCGGCATCATGTCCAGCATCGGCCTGGCTGACGAGGTGCTCTATTTCTTTCTCGTCGAATCCGCGGTTGTGTTCATGGCGGCCTACCTGGTGGGCGTGCTGACTGCGGGAGTCGCTGTGTGGCTGGTGATTCCGGGCATCGCCACCCCGGTCGCCTGGCTGCAGGCGGCCGGCATGGTGGCAGGCTTCCTGCCCGCGATGGCGATCGTCGGTGCGCTGATACCGGTGCATCGCCTACTGCAGAACCGTCCGGTCGAACTGCTCGGAGCGCGCTGATGATGATCTTCGGACTGTCCTACGGCTGGCTGGCGGCGCGGCGGCGGGTTCGCGAGATGGTGCTGCCGATCGTCACGACCGCCACGGGTGCCTTCCTCGTCGTCATCGTCTTCGGAATGTCCGCCGGCATCCAGGAACAGTCGGCGTCGCTGGGTCATGCAGGAGAAATCGGCCGGGCCGTCATCCTCATCGCGATCACCGTGCTGCTCGTGGGTGTCGTGGAAGTGGCCGTGGCGACCACCCGCACGATCGCGCACCGCACCCGCGAACTCGGGGTACTCGGCGCCACCGGAGTGCCGCGTCGACCCGTCATCGCCGCACTGCTCGTGGAGCCGGCAGTCGCGGCCACGCTCGGAGCGATCTTCGGTGTGGTGCTTGCGATCATCGCCGCCGTCGCACTCGGCATGCTCGGTCTGGTGCCCACCGGGGTGTCAGCGGCCGGTCTTGGATTCGGTGCGGCGATCGCGGTCGCCGTCAGCATTGTCGCCGCCCTGGCGACCAGCGTCATACCCACCTGGAACGCGGCGTCGCGTCCCCCCGTCCACTCCCTGTCGACCGGAGGTTAGACATGACCGCAGTCGAAGACGCCATCCCCGCCGTCACTTCGGTTCCCGAACCGTCGCCGGTCATCGAGATCAGCGACGTATGGAAGTTGCACAAGCTCGGCGACGAAGTCGTCAAAGCCCTGATCGCCGCTGAATTGACAGTCATGCCAGGAGAATTCGTCTGTCTGATGGGACCCAGCGGAAGCGGCAAGTCGACGCTGTTGAACATCATCGGTGGCTTGGACCGGCCCACCAAGGGTGCGGTGCGGATCGCCGGCCGGGACACCGCCAGGCTGACCGAGAGCCAATTCGCGGCGTTACGGCATGACACCATTGGGTTCATCTTCCAGAGCTACAACCTCATACCGTTCCTGTCCGCGGTGGAAAACGTCGAGCTACCGTTGATGTTCGAGCCGTACGACCGCAAGGCGTTGCGCCAGCGGGCACTGGACCTTCTCGACCTGGTGGGGCTGAGCCACCGAGTGCACCACCAGCCGACCAAAATGTCGGGCGGCGAACAGCAGCGCACCGCGATCGCGCGGTCGCTGATCAGCAACCCGACGCTGGTGCTGGCCGACGAACCGACCGCAAATCTGGACCACCGCACGGGGGAGACGGTGGTGCGCATGCTGCGCGACCTGTGCTCGACGTTGGGCGTCACGGTCGTCGCCAGCACCCACGATCCCACGGTGGCCGATGAAGCGAGCCGTGTCGTCCGGATGAGAGACGGACAGATCATCAACTGACCCAAGCGGAATTCAACTGCCCCTACCGGGATTGGGAGTCACACGTATGACGCAACAAATGGACGCGCCGGCGTCGGCCGGGCGTGACAAGCTGCTGACCACAGAGCTGGTCCCCGAGCAGGTGCTGCCGAAGGTGATGACGACCTTCGGTCTCACCGCCACCTACGTCTTCATCATCTGCTGGATCACCGGCTCGTCGATCATGGCCGCCGGGGGCTGGACCGCCATCCCGATGTGGATCCTCGGCATCCTCACCTTTCTGATTCCCGCGGGCATGGCGGTCGCCGAGCTCGGCAACCTGTGGCCGGGTGAAGGTGGGGTGTACATCTGGGCAACCCGAACCATGGGCGAGACATGGGGATTCATCGGCGGTTACCTGTCATGGATCCCGGTGGTGCTCAACTCCGCATCATCGCCGGCGATCATCCTGCAGTTCCTGCTGCTGGCCTTCCACGCCGAACTCGGCCTGACGCTGACGATCATCTTGCAGGTGGCGCTGCTGTGGGCCGTGATCGGTTTGGCGCTGGCCAAACTCGCTGCCAACCAACGCATCATGAACATCGTCTTCGTCGTGTACTGGGCACTGACCGCCGTCATCTTCGTCTCGGGTGTCATCTATGCGTTCCGCAACGGGTCGGCCCAGCCGTTCACCGCGCACGCCGCCCTGGTGCCCGACTTCGCCGGCGCGGGCTTCCTGTACGGCACCGTGCTGCTGTACCTCGTCGGTGTGGAGACGCCGTACAACATGGGTGCGGAGTTCCTGTCCGTGCGCAAGAGCGGCCCGAAGATGGTGGTCTACGGTTCGATCGCGCTGGTCCTGATCTACCTGCTGACCACGCTCGGCACCGTGATGGTGCTCCCGGCCGACCAGGTCGACCCGGTCACCGGCGTGATCGGCATGCTCGGCACGGCCGCGCCCAAGGGCGTGATGGAAGTCGCCGCGGTCGTGTTGGCCTGCATCGTGTTCGTGGCGCTGATGAGCTACCAGGTCACCTATTCGCGACTGATCTTCGTCTCCGGCCTGGAGCGTCATCTGCCGCGAATCTTCACCCACCTCAACCCGCGAACCCGTAACCCGGTCACCGCTGTGCTGATCCAGGGCGTGCTGTCCTCGCTGCTGATCGTCGGGTTGTACTCGCAGAGCAGCATGGCCAACGTCACGGTGTTCCTGCAGGGTGGTCTGTCCATCGCCTGGCTGATCTCCGGGTTCTTCTTCTTGTTCCCGGTCATCATCGCTCGCAAGAAATACGCCGATCGCTATGCCGCCGAGAAGTTCTGGCGTATTCCCGGCGGGATGGTCGGCGTCTGGGTCACCGTGGCCATCGGCACCCTGGGCACCATCGGCGGCGTCTACTACTCGTTCGCCAAGTCGTGGATCAAGGATGTGCCGGACGGCACCTGGATGATGTGGACCGGCAGCATCGCTACCGGAATGTTCCTGCTCGGCGTGGTCGTCTATATCTTCGGCCGGCGCTCGGCGCACAAGATGACCCAGGAAGACGCGTTGGCCCATCTGGCCGTGCTGGATCTCAAGAAGTCCGAAACACCCAGCCCTGAGGCGGTTTAACCCGAATGACGATGGACAGCACCGTGCTGAGCACGGCGACTACCGACGACCGTGCCGGTTACCCTCTCGACCCGCTGTCGGGTGCTGAGATCGAAGCCGCGGCCAACGTCGTCAAAGAATCCGAATATGCCACCCCTACGTTGAAATTCGTCATGATTCAGCTCGCCGAGCCGGACAAGAACGCGCAGTTGACGTTTGAGTCCATGAGCGATGTGCCCCGGCGGGCGTTCATCACGATGTACGACGCGGCCGCCAAGTTGGTCTACGAGTCGGTGGTGGACATCGGCGCCCGAGTGGTGGAGTCGTGGACCGCGATCCCCGGTCGCTTCCCGTCCTATCTGGTCGAACACATGACGGGGGTGGAGGAGGTGGTGCGCGCCGACCCGCGGTGGCAGGAGGCGATGCGCAAGCGCGGCATCACCGATTTCAACCTCGCGATGATCGACCCTTGGCCGGCGGGCTATTACGGCGCAGCGGACCATTACGACAACTCACCGCTGATCTGCCGTCCGCTGACGTTCATGCGGGCCGCGCCATCCGAGCACGGTTACGCGCGCCCGGTCGAAGGCGTGATCGTCACGTTCGATCTCGACGCCATGAAGGTGATCGATGTCGAGGATCACGGCGTGGTGCCGCTGCCACCCAAGGCGGGCAACTACTCGGCGCAGTTCATGTTCGACAAGGACAACCGCCCCGCGTTCACCGCGTTCCGCGACGACGTCAAACCCATTGAGATCACGCAGCCTGACGGCCCGAGCTTCACCGTCGACGGCTGGAAGGTGCAGTGGCAGAAGTGGTCTCTTCGGGTCGGCTTCAACCCGCGCGAGGGGCTGACGCTGCACGAGATCACCTACAACGATCGGGGGACCGTCCGGCCGATCATGTACCGGGCCGCGCTGTCGGAGATGGTGGTGCCCTACGGGGACACCTCGCCGACGCACTGGAACAAGAACGTCTTCGACATGGGCGAGGTCGGCATGGGCTTCTCGGCCAACCCGCTGACGCTGGGGTGTGACTGCCTGGGCGAGATCTTCTACTTCGATGGCACCGTGCACGACTCGGACGGCAACG includes:
- a CDS encoding primary-amine oxidase, giving the protein MTMDSTVLSTATTDDRAGYPLDPLSGAEIEAAANVVKESEYATPTLKFVMIQLAEPDKNAQLTFESMSDVPRRAFITMYDAAAKLVYESVVDIGARVVESWTAIPGRFPSYLVEHMTGVEEVVRADPRWQEAMRKRGITDFNLAMIDPWPAGYYGAADHYDNSPLICRPLTFMRAAPSEHGYARPVEGVIVTFDLDAMKVIDVEDHGVVPLPPKAGNYSAQFMFDKDNRPAFTAFRDDVKPIEITQPDGPSFTVDGWKVQWQKWSLRVGFNPREGLTLHEITYNDRGTVRPIMYRAALSEMVVPYGDTSPTHWNKNVFDMGEVGMGFSANPLTLGCDCLGEIFYFDGTVHDSDGNAVTIPNAICMHEEDYGISWKHTDFRTGEVEVRRSRRLVISMICTVGNYEYGFFWYLYNDASIEMEVKLSGVLTTGAVEDGESPRWGKLVAPGIYGPNHQHFFNFRLDMSVDGPKNSVYEVDSIPEPDPELNPHKNAWITKDTLVASEAEGARDWNWGTGRYWKVTNPSKKNELGDQVGYKLVPREIVPVMVQEGSYIYDRAKFVQHNLWVTKYDPAEKFAAGDYMYQCAEAQGLPQYVADDAPLQDTDVVLWYTLGAHHIVRPEDWPVMPCAYAGFHLKPIGFFDGNPALDLPPSPPKACHAHHGDIAGGWQTTEHHEIRAD